Proteins encoded together in one Sander lucioperca isolate FBNREF2018 chromosome 17, SLUC_FBN_1.2, whole genome shotgun sequence window:
- the LOC116053420 gene encoding uncharacterized protein LOC116053420, whose translation MICSILLLIILTSCVSGTFVVNVTQTSYQAEENHDITLEWTFTTNPHSSSNSLNIFCQLLTDIKNPVLFRLHGGVEVPESQDEQFAGRVQWDKDVLREGRLRLHVSGLRTNDSGLYLCDVLTDYGKNFARCLLNVTSASDEPKAQRPTVSPAPESLKRIDLYVGLTAAAAIAALLAVCAKRLFVLSLAFDKSTVMKRNMYSAVQMSSLSEKGAIRTNSTQSGGPSLNESSEHKVTVIKTKSDS comes from the exons ATGATCTGCAGCATCCTGCTGCTCATCATCCTGACCTCCTGTGTCTCTG GAACATTTGTAGTGAATGTGACCCAGACCTCCTATCAGGCAGAGGAGAACCACGACATCACACTGGAGTGGACCTTCACAACCAACCCTCACAGTTCCTCCAACTCTCTTAATATCTTCTGTCAACTGTTAACTGATATCAAGAATCCAGTCCTGTTTCGTCTCCATGGAGGAGTTGAGGTCCCAGAGTCTCAGGATGAACAGTTTGCAGGACGAGTCCAGTGGGACAAAGACGTCCTCAGAGAAGGACGACTCAGACTTCATGTGTCCGGACTCAGGACTAATGATTCGGGCCTGTACCTGTGTGATGTGCTCACAGATTATGGGAAAAACTTTGCCAGATGTCTGCTCAATGTCACTT CAGCTTCTGATGAGCCCAAAGCTCAGAGACCAACAGTGAGTCCAGCCCCAGAGAGTCTGAAAAGGATTGACCTCTACGTTggactgacagcagcagcagctataGCAGCTCTACTGGCTGTTTGTGCCAAACGCCTCTTTGTCTTAAGTCTTGCTTTTGATAAATCTACTGTTATGAAAAGAAACATGTATTCAGCCGTACAGATGTCGAGTTTATCAGAGAAAGGAGCCATCAGGACTAACAGCACTCAGTCTGGAGGACCCTCTTTAAATGAGTCATCAGAGCATAAAGTCACAGTCATAAAAACTAAATCAGACTCCTAG